The nucleotide sequence CGGGGCCGTGTGCCACACCATCAACCCGCGCCTGTTTTTCGAGCAGCTGGTGTATATCATCAACCACGCCGAAGACCGGCTGCTGTTCTTCGACCTTACCTTCCTGCCGCTGGTAGAAAAGCTAGCCCCCAGCTGCCCCAAAGTGGAAAGCTGGGTGCTGATGACCGACCGGGCCCACATGCCCGAAGCCACCAGCCTGCCCGACCTGCGCTGCTACGAAGACCTGCTGGCCACCGAAAACGACGAGTACGCGTGGCCCTACTTCGACGAGAATACGGCCTCCTCGCTGTGCTACACGTCCGGCACCACCGACCAGCCCAAGGGCGTGCTCTACTCGCACCGCTCCACGCTGCTGCACAGCTACGCCGCCTCCCTGCCCGACTGCTTCAACTGCTCGGCCCGCGACACGGTGCTGCCGGTGGTGCCCATGTTCCACGTCAACGCCTGGGGCATTCCGTACGCGGCGCCGCTCAACGGCTGCAAGCTAGTGCTGCCCGGCCCCGGCCTCGACGCGGCCAGCCTCTACGAGCTCTACGAGACGGAAGGCGTGACCTTCACGGCCGGCGTGCCCACCATCTGGTTCGGGCTGCTGACGTTTATGCGCGAGAAAAAGCTGCAGTTCAGTACCCTGCGGCGCATGATTGTAGGTGGCGCGTCCTGCCCGCCGGCCTTGCTCAAAGCCTTTGACGAAGAGCTGGGCGTGGAAATCCGGCACGCCTGGGGCATGTCCGAAACCTCGCCGCTGGGCACGGTCTGCACCCTCAAAACCCAGCAGCTTAGCCTCAGCTCCGACGAGCAGTTTGCTATACAGACCAAGCAGGGCCGCGCCATTTTCGGGGTGGATATGAAGATTGTGGACGATGCCGGCCAGCCCCTCCCCCACGACGGCGTGGCGTTCGGCGACCTGCTGGTGCGCGGCCCGTTCATCGTGGCCGAATACTTCCGCGCCGCCCACCCCGGCGAGCTGACCGCCAGCGGCTGGTTCCGCACCGGCGACGTAGCCACCATCGACCCCAACGGCTTCATGCAGATCACCGACCGCAGCAAAGACGTCATCAAGTCGGGCGGCGAGTGGATTTCGAGCATCGAACTGGAAAACCTGGCCATCGGGCACCCGCACATTGCCGAGGCGGCCGTCATCGGCGTGCCCCACCCCAAGTGGAGCGAGCGGCCCCTGCTGGTGGTAGTGCGCAAGCCTGAGGCCACCATCACGGCCGAAGAGCTGCTGGCTTTCTACGACGGCAAAGTGGCCCGCTGGTGGATTCCTGAAGCCGTGGAATTCGTGACCGAGCTGCCCCACACCGCCACCGGCAAGCTCCTAAAAACGCAGCTCCGAAAGAATTTCGCGGGGTATACTTTCCGAATCGCGGATTCTGCAGATTAATCGGATTGGTCGGATTTTGGTGACGATTTCAGGTGTCTTCGTTTTAAACCTGCTTATGTTACTAGACAGCCGCTATAACGGCATTACTGAGAAGGTAATTGGGGCGGCTATGGCCGTGCATCGGGGGCTTGGACCAGGATTTCAGGAGGTTATCTATCAGCGGGCACTGGCCTTCGAGTTGCGGGAGTTGAGCGTTGGTTTTGTATGGGAAATTGAGATACCCATCTTCTACAAAAAGCAGGA is from Hymenobacter yonginensis and encodes:
- a CDS encoding 3-(methylthio)propionyl-CoA ligase — encoded protein: MLGLMMQEPLRIAGLLEHAEKWHSDTEIVSRLAEGGLHRYTYAGLGRRSRQLAHTLARLGMQRGDRVGTLAWNTHRHLELYYGVSGSGAVCHTINPRLFFEQLVYIINHAEDRLLFFDLTFLPLVEKLAPSCPKVESWVLMTDRAHMPEATSLPDLRCYEDLLATENDEYAWPYFDENTASSLCYTSGTTDQPKGVLYSHRSTLLHSYAASLPDCFNCSARDTVLPVVPMFHVNAWGIPYAAPLNGCKLVLPGPGLDAASLYELYETEGVTFTAGVPTIWFGLLTFMREKKLQFSTLRRMIVGGASCPPALLKAFDEELGVEIRHAWGMSETSPLGTVCTLKTQQLSLSSDEQFAIQTKQGRAIFGVDMKIVDDAGQPLPHDGVAFGDLLVRGPFIVAEYFRAAHPGELTASGWFRTGDVATIDPNGFMQITDRSKDVIKSGGEWISSIELENLAIGHPHIAEAAVIGVPHPKWSERPLLVVVRKPEATITAEELLAFYDGKVARWWIPEAVEFVTELPHTATGKLLKTQLRKNFAGYTFRIADSAD